In the genome of Drosophila pseudoobscura strain MV-25-SWS-2005 chromosome 3, UCI_Dpse_MV25, whole genome shotgun sequence, one region contains:
- the stw gene encoding laccase-5 isoform X2, whose amino-acid sequence MKRKGFQQVITLFSVMAIFSDFPDIEAVRVASSQPKQRAKDSQSDLTPSGSYWQQHVATPSSSTPFESPFYSATHGLVQTHPSLSAGHPRPVPLNSNSLGPGVPVAGATSGNPSLTAGSGYLNSRGSLPNSARYPVNKITGTVVEPNPKSPFRHLDFSTSATAELRRNPALSAPDECARACREGEPPRICYYHFTLEYYTVLGAACQVCTPNATNTVWSHCQCVLADGVERGILTANRMIPGPSIQVCENDKVVIDVENHMEGMEVTIHWHGIWQRGSQYYDGVPFVTQCPIQQGNTFRYQWTGNAGTHFWHAHTGLQKLDGLYGSVVVRQPPSRDPNSHLYDFDLTTHIMLISDWLHEDAAERYPGRLAVNTGQDPESMLINGKGQFRDPNTGFMTNTPLEIFTITPGRRYRFRMINAFASVCPAQVTIEGHGMTVIATDGEPVHPVDVNTIISFSGERYDFVITADQPVGAYWIQLRGLGECGIRRAQQLAILRYARGPYQPASAPPTYDVGIPQGVVMNPLDAQCNRQRNDAICVSQLKNALEIDRGILAEKPDVKIFLPFRFFVYRAEDLFQPNTYNRFLVAPTGDHVISLIDEISYLSAPAPLTSQYNDINPEQFCNGDNRPADCGPNCMCTHKIDIPLNAIVEVVLVDEVQQPNLSHPFHLHGYGFSVIGIGRSPDSSVKKINLKHALDLDRRGLLHRQYNLPPTKDTIAVPNNGYVVLRFRADNPGFWLFHCHFLFHIVIGMNLILQVGTNADLPPVPPGFPTCGDHTPPIPIN is encoded by the exons ACAGTCAATCGGACCTCACGCCCTCCGGCTCTTATTGGCAGCAGCACGTGGCCACACCCAGCAGCTCGACCCCCTTCGAATCGCCCTTCTATTCGGCAACACATGGCCTCGTACAGACCCACCCCTCTTTGAGTGCCGGGCATCCACGCCCTGTACCTCTGAATAGTAATAGTTTGGGGCCAGGAGTGCCTGTGGCAGGGGCTACCAGCGGTAACCCATCCTTGACCGCTGGTAGTGGCTATCTAAACTCCCGCGGAAGCCTGCCGAACTCCGCACGTTATCCAGTCAACAAGATCACCGGAACCGTAGTTGAGCCCAATCCAAAGTCTCCATTCCGTCACTTAGATTTTTCTACAAGTGCGACTGCTGAACTGCGACGCAATCCAGCTCTTTCTGCGCCGGACGAATGTGCTCGTGCTTGTCGCGAAGGCGAACCGCCTAGAATATGCTACTATCACTTTACTTTGGAATACTACACCGTGCTGGGCGC CGCTTGCCAGGTATGCACGCCAAACGCAACGAACACTGTTTGGAGTCATTGCCAATGTGTCTTAGCTGATGGCGTTGAGCGTGGAATACTTACAGCGAATCGCATGATACCTGGACCCAGCATTCAGGTGTGCGAGAACGATAAGGTTGTCATTGACGTGGAGAACCATATGGAGGGAATGGAAGTCACCATCCATTGGCACGGTATATGGCAACGTGGTTCGCAGTACTATGATGGCGTCCCATTCGTCACTCAGTGCCCAATTCAGCAAGGTAATACTTTCCGTTACCAGTGGACAGGAAATGCTGGCACACACTTTTGGCACGCCCACACAGGCCTTCAGAAACTGGATGGACTTTACGGAAGCGTTGTCGTACGTCAGCCGCCCTCTAGAGACCCAAACTCGCATCTATATGATTTCGATTTGACCACTCACATTATGCTTATCAGCGACTGGTTGCATGAGGATGCGGCAGAACGCTATCCTGGACGTCTGGCCGTCAACACAGGCCAAGATCCTGAATCAATGCTGATTAATGGCAAGGGTCAGTTCCGCGACCCCAACACTGGTTTCATGACCAATACACCGCTGGAAATATTTACTATTACACCAGGTCGTCGTTACCGTTTCCGTATGATAAATGCGTTTGCCTCCGTCTGTCCGGCTCAAGTGACGATCGAGGGTCATGGCATGACTGTGATTGCGACTGATGGTGAACCTGTTCATCCTGTTGACGTCAACACAATCATTTCTTTCTCAG GCGAGCGATACGATTTCGTTATCACTGCGGATCAGCCCGTAGGTGCATATTGGATACAATTACGTGGCCTGGGTGAGTGCGGTATCCGTCGCGCTCAACAGCTTGCCATTTTGCGATACGCCCGTGGTCCATATCAGCCTGCGTCGGCGCCCCCAACATACGATGTAGGAATACCTCAGGGCGTG GTAATGAATCCCTTGGATGCTCAATGCAACCGTCAACGGAACGACGCCATATGCGTAAGTCAACTGAAAAACGCCCTTGAAATAGATCGTGGCATTTTGGCAGAGAAGCCAGACGTGAAGATTTTCCTACCGTTCCGATTCTTTGTATACCGTGCAGAGGATCTTTTCCAGCCAAACACATATAATAGATTTTTGG TGGCACCCACGGGAGATCATGTGATTTCGCTTATCGACGAAATCTCCTACCTATCTGCACCAGCGCCACTCACATCGCAGTATAATGATATTAACCCAGAACAATTCTGCAACGGCGATAATCGACCAGCCGACTGTGGTCCGAACTGCATGTGCACTCATAAGATCGATATACCGCTTAATGCTATTGTGGAAGTTGTTTTGGTGGACGAAG TGCAACAACCAAACTTGTCGCATCCATTTCACTTGCACGGATACGGGTTCAGTGTTATTGGTATTGGCCGATCGCCCGATTCGTCAGTAAAGAAAATTAACTTAAAGCACGCGTTAGACTTAGACAGACGGGGACTTTTACACAGACAGTATAATTTGCCACCGACTAAGGATACGATTGCGGTGCCAAACAATGGCTATGTCGTGCTCCGTTTTAGGGCCGACAATCCCG gcttttggctttttcaCTGTCATTTTCTATTCCACATCGTTATTggtatgaatttaattttgcagGTCGGCACTAACGCTGATCTGCCACCCGTGCCTCCAGGTTTTCCTACATGTGGCGATCACACCCCACCCATACCCATAAATTAG